A window of Terriglobales bacterium genomic DNA:
GACCGCCAGCACGAACCACGGCGCGCTCTTGCCGATCACTTTTTCGGTGTCGCCGCCCACGTAGTAGGCCGAGGAGCCCAGGTCGCTCAGCACGATCGCCGCCGCCCGCCAGAACGAGATGAACGACAGCATCACCGTGGTCGCCACGTACACCGGGACCGCGGGCCGCGCCGGTTGTCGCAACGCCGCGCCGCTCATGCCGCGCCTCGGCGGTCGGCGCGCCGCTCGACCACTCGCGGCGCGCGCGGCTTGCTCGTGCCGTCCGCCATCAGGGTGAGGCCCGCGCGCTTTGCTTCAGTCGGGTCCGGCACCAGCAGCGCCAGGGTGCAGCGGTAGCGACGGACTTCGCGCCGCAGCCAGCGGTCCTGCGCCGCCAGGGCCGCCCAAGTCAGCGGCGCCAGCGGCAACCACACCAGCGTCACAACAAGAAAGTGGCTCACGTCCACGAAACATAGGCTCGCGGACATAACGGCCGCATAAACGCGGACGCGAATGCTGTAAACGATTCGTAAACTTCCCGCGCCAACAGCGGTGGCGCGCAGCTCGTGGTCAGCGGCTGGAAAGGGGCCGCCGGGAGGCGGACTTTCCGCTACGCTTCCTTTTCCTCGGGCGCACGGCCAGTGGCGGCTGCCAAGAACCCCACCGCCTGCTCCGCGTCGGCGTTCATCAGCACCTGCAGCAGCGCGCCGGTCGCGGCGTGCACGTCGATGACCCGCAGCGTCTCGCTCAACCGGGCGTACTCCGGCAACAGCTCGGGCAACAGGTTGGGCGCGCCGCGGAAAAACTCTTCGCGGAATACCGTCTGCGGCTCGTCGGGATACAGCGGCAGGTAGCGGATGGACGCCTCCACCAGGTCCTGGAAGAAGTGCGTCCCGAAGGAGAGCTCGGGGACGTAGTTGCCGCGCTGGCGCGCGACCTCGATCAGCATGGCGGCGTTGTTGATGTCGGAGTAGGTCACCGGCACGCCCAGCTTGATGTCGCCGCGGCTCCCCCAGCGCCCGGGGCCGATGAGCAGGAAGCGCCGGCGCGGCAGCAGCTTGTTCAGCCGGCTCACCGCCCGCCCCACCGCGCGCATCGATTCGCGGTCCGGCAGCAGGCTGTAGTTCTCCAGGTCCACGTACACCACGTGGCTGAGGTCCGCGACCCGCCCGCTGGAGACGAAGCGCCGCGCCGAGAACAGCAGCCGCTCCACGGGAATGTTCGCCGGGATGGCTGCCGGGACGGCGTCGCCGCCGTAGCTTTGCGGGCGGCATTGCAGCAGGTAGAAGTCGGTGCCGTCGTGCGCGAACTCGATGTCCACCGGCGTGCGCAGCGCCTTTTGCAGCACCGCCAGCAGCTCGCGCAGGCACGCGACGAACGGCGTCTTGCGGATCACGCCTTCGAAGGTGAACACCGGCTGCGCGTCGGCGTACTGCGACAGCGGCCCGATGGGCTGCTCGATGCGGTCCGCGCTCAGGAACGACACCAGCTGGCGCACCTGCGGATACTGGTCGCCGTGCGCCCGCACCAGCTCGATCGCGTCCAGCGTCTCGAACGCGTTGGTCTCCAGGTTGATGGCGTCGAGGCGCTTCGGGGAATAGCGCAGCGTCTCTTCCAAGGTCACGCTCGCCCGCAGGCTCGGCCGCCCGGGGGCGATCAGGACCGGGTAATCGTCCGCGGTGCGGTCCACGGCGCGCGTGCCCAGCCCGGGCACCAGCCGCGCCAGGCCGTCGCTGCGCTCGATGCGCGCCGACCAGCGGAACTCGTTGTTGCTGAACGCCACCCCCGACCACGCCGGCAGGAAGTACTTGCCCACCTGCTTGCCCACGACTTCCTGGATCAGGACACCCATCTCCTCGTTCTCGTCGAGCAGGCCGCGCTCGGCGCGGTACTCGGTCGGGTCGGGCCCGAAGATGGAGGCGAAGACCTCCAGCACCGCGTCGGTAAGCGCGCGCAGCCGCTCTTCCTTGCTGCCCTGGTTGCCGAGGAACAGGCTCTTGTACTTGCCCGAGAAGGCCGAGCCCGAGCGGTCCTCGAGCAGGCTGGAGCTGCGCACGATCAGCGGGCGCTCGCCCAGGTCATCGAGCGCCAGCGCCAGCCCGCGCGCCAGGTCGGGCGGGAAGGCCGACTTCTTGAACAGGCTCACCAGGTGCGGGTACTCCTGCCGGATGTGCGCGATGTCCATGTACTTCCAGTTCAGCACGCCATCGAGCTCGTTGTGCCGCACGAAGTGCAGGATCGCGTCCGACGCGATGTACCACGCGTTGGGCACGCGGATCTGGCGCAGCAGCGGCCCCGCCAGCGGCGATTTCTCCAGCACCTTCTTCGCCAGGAACAACCCGGAGCTCTTGCCTCCCAGCCGCCCGTACGAGCGCGGCGGCGCGATGATCTTGCGTACCAGCTCGTAGGTGTCGGCCACGCCGATGAACTCGCGTCCCACCTCCACGAAGTCGCGCTGGTCGGAGAAGATGCGCCGCAGCAGCGCCACCCGCAGCCCGCGCAGCGTCGCCGGCGAAAGCTCGCCCTCCGCCATCCCGCTGTGCCGGAAGCGCTCGATGGCTTCCAGGATCATTGCCAGCGTGCTGTCGTGGCTGCCCAGCGCCTGCACCAGGAACCCGGCCTTCTCCTCTTTCATCCACGTGGTCACCAGCGCCAGGAGCTCGGGCTCGCTCATGTGCTCCTCGGCCATGCGAAACGCCTCGACGGTCACGTCGGCGGCGCCGGCCGGCGGCGGCTGCCGCAGCGGCTGGTTCTCGTCGATCTCCGCCGCAGGATGCGGCAGGCCGCGCTGCAGCAGGTCGCGCGCCGCCTGTACCCCGTTCCAGCTCAGGTGATGCACCAGCTTGCGCGAGATGCGCTGCAACAATCCGGGATCGGTGCCGCGCAGCAGGTCGAGCAGCAGGCGCGACTCGCCCGGGACGCCCGCGCGCTGCGCTGCCATCCCGTGCAATGCATCCGTCAGCCGGCGCTGCGCCACGTGCGCGGCGATGCGCTCCGCCACCGTCTCGACCAGCTTCCGCTCCTCCGCCAGGAACGGACCCTCGTCCGCCGGGGGCAGCGCGCGGCTGTACGCGATCTCCACCGTCCCCACCGCTTGTCCCTGCACCACGATCTTGGCGCTCTGCATCCACTCGCTGGGAGCGAAGCCCGTCGACGACACCACCTGGTCTTCCAGCGTGATCTGCGCCGCGCACGCCTCCGGGAACTGCCACGCCTCCGGCAGGATGGCGACCAACTGCTGCAGCAACCCGGAGAGCGGCTGCGTATCGTGCTTCAGCACCGCGTCCACGCGGTACAGACACTTCAACTCTTTGGCGCGCTCCTGCAGGTCGCGCAGCATGGCGTCGAGCTGCGGCTGGTGGTTCATCTCAGCGCACCGCCTCCCGCGCCAGCATCACGCCGCGCGCCGACCGCCCGTCCACCCGCACCAGCAGCGGCTCCGCCGGCCGCACGTGCCGCACGAACTGCCCCTCATCCACCACCGGCTGGCGCTCCAGCCACTCCCACGCGATGCCGGGCCGCTCGTCGTGCCGCACCATGAAGTACATGGCCCGGAAGCTCGCCAGGTTGTGGAAGAAGTGCGAGGCCTGGCTCAGGTCCACCTCGAAGCCGGGCAGCGTCGTTTCCACGATCACCCGCGCGCCCGCGATCTGGCTCCACGCCACCGGGATCCCCAGGCTCGATTGCGAGCTGCCCCAGCGGCCGAACCCCAGCAGCGCGTACGGCCGCCGCTGCTCCATCAGCGCGCGATTGCAGTACTCGATCTCGCGCGCGATGACCGCGGTGTAGTCCGTGCGAAAGCGGTCGCGCCGCACGTACACCACGTCCTGGATGTCGTGCGCCACCCCGTTGCCGATGACGGCGTTCGACGCCACCACCGCCCGCGCCGCGCCGAACTCCTCCTCGCTTACCGCGATGGTCTGCTCCGGCACCGCCATCGGCCGCACCTGGAGAAACCCGAAGCGCGCACGCCGCGGACGCCCGTGCTCTTCCGCCACCGTGACCGCGAACTCGATCTCGACCTTCTCCCCGGTCGCCTCCTCCGACGCCCGCAGCAGCTCCGCGAGGAGCGGGCTGATCGGCATCCGCCCGGCCTCCAGCACGGCAGCGAAATCCAGCACCGGCTCGCATCCCGGCCGCACGCCCGGCAGCAGCAGCTCCGACTCGTGGTCATAGCTCGAGGCCACCAGCTCCAGCGTCTCATCCTCGGCCGCCGCGTCCAGGCCGCAACGCGAGAGGCATTCCGCTTCATTGACCGGGTCGTACGCCGGCGGCTTCCCCATGTTGACCGCCCAGAATTCCTTCTGCGTGGAGCGCGCCATCTCCGCCACCGAGTGGAACGGCGGCGGACGCAGCGGGTATGCCGGCGAGAACGTCCACGCCACCCCGCCGTCCACGATCTGCTTGCCCAGCCCCAGCGCCAGCGACGCGAAGCCGTCCTCCGCCTTCGCCGGCGCGCTGGGATAGAAGTTGTACGAGCGCGCCACGCCGGAGATGACGGGATAGAACCGCGGGCCGTGCCGCTGCCCCACCACCTCCTGCAGGATGACCGCCATCTTCTCGTCGCGCGGCTCGCGTCCCGCCGCGCGGATGTAGTCCTGCGCCTCCTGGAAGAACGCCGAGGCGTACACCAGCTTGATCGCGCCTACCAGCTGGTGGAAGCGATGCTCCGGGTCCAGCTCGTTGTTCGGGATCATCTTGGTCGCGTACACGCCCGCGAACGGGCGGTCCATCGCGTCTTCCAGCCGGCTGGAAGAGCGCACTGCCAGCGGGGTGCGCACCTGCTGCATCAGCGCCCACAGGTCGCCCAGCAGCTCGGCGGGAAGCGTCGCCTGCTGGAACGCGCGCGCGATGTGCTCGTCGTCGCGCCCGGCAAAGCCCTCCAGCGCCAGCCCGTTCTGCGCCAGGAACTCGTCGTAGCAATCGGTGGCGACCACCGCCATCACCGGCACGTCCACCACGAACGGCGGATAGCCGTTCGCCACCGTCGGACGCTCGAGCAGTTCCTTGATGGCGATCAGGCCCGCGGCCTTGCCGCCCAGCTCGCCGGCGCCGATCTGGGTGAAGCCGAAGACGCCGTCCCAGAACTTGCGGTCGAAGGCGGGCAGCGCCGCCGGCGCTGTGTGCGTGCCGGTCATCAGGCTCCTTCGTTGCTCCGCGGCCTACACCCAGCCGCGGTCGTGGCAGGCGCGCGCCACTCGCCCCACCGCGATGGCGTACGCCGCGTCGCGCATGTACAGCTTCTCCTTGCGCGCCAGCTCCGACACCGCGTAGTACGCCGCGGTCATCTTCACGTCCAGCTTGCCCAGCACCTCGTCGCGCTCCCAGAAGTAGTTGCTGTTGCTCTGCACCTGCTCGAAGTAGCTGCACGTCACCCCGCCGGCGTTCGCCAGGAAGTCCGGGATGACCAGGATGCCGCGCTTCTGGATCTCGGCGTCGGCTTCCGGCGTGGTCGGGCCGTTGGCGCCTTCCGCGATGATGCGCACCTTGCGCGAGATGTTCCCCACGTTCGCGCCCGTGAGCTGGTTCTCGATCGCCGCCGGGATCAGGATGTCGACCTCCTGCTCCAGCCACGCGTCGCCCGACAGCAGCTCGTAGCCCAGCGCCACCGCCTTCGCCTTGTCGATCCCGCCGAAGCGGTCGGTGACCGCCAGCAGTTCGCCCGGCCGGATGCCGCCGGCCTTGCGATACGTGTAGGAGCACTGGTCGGCCTGGTCCCAGCAGCTCACCGCCACCACCTTCCCGCCGAGCTGGTGGTAGAGCTCGATGGCGTAGTGCGCCACGTTGCCGAAGCCCTGTACACTCGCGGTCGTCTCCTCGGGCTTCAGCTTCAGTTCTTTCAGCGCTTCGCGCAGCGTGAACACCAGGCCGTAGCCGGTGGCTTCGTTCCGCCCCAGCGACCCGCCCATGCCGACGGGCTTGCCGGTGATGAAGCCCGGATAGTGCCCGCCGTGGATGTGCTCGAACTCGTCCAGGATCCACAGCATGTGCTGCGAGTTGGTCATCACGTCGGGCGCCGGCACGTCCATCGTCGGGCCCACGTCGCGCGCCACCTGCCGCACCCAGCCGCGGCAGATCTGCTCCTGCTCGCGCGCGCTCAGGTTGTGCGGGTCGCACACCACCCCGCCCTTCGCCCCGCCCAGCGGGATGTCCACCACCGCGCACTTCCACGTCATCCACATCGCCAGCGCGCGCACCGTGTCCACCGTCTCCTGCGGGTGGAACCGGATGCCGCCCTTCCCGGGGCCGCGCGCGTCGTTGTGCTGCACCCGGAATCCACGGAACACCTTCGTCGTCCCGTCGTCCATCCGGATGGGGATGGCGAAGTGGTATTCGCGCAACGGATAGCGCAACAGCTCGCGCATCGCCGCGTCGAGCTTCAGGTAGTCGGCCATCTTGTCGAACTGCGCCTGCGCGATCTCGAACGAGTTGTAGGACTTGCTGCTCTTGCCGCTTTCCGGCGTCTTCTTCTCTTCTACCGGCTGGATGACGGTCTCACGCATGACTCCGCCTCACGCTGCTTAGGGATGAGTACAGATTCACTATCCGCCGTCTCCATTCGCCTGACTGTGACCGAGCGCACAACGGCTTGGTGATAGCGCACAGCGGCTCTAAGCCACGTGTCCACAAGAGCTTGCAGAAACAAAAAGGCCCGCCTTTCGGCGGGCCTTTTCTGCCACTCGCCACCCTCACTGGATGTCGAACTGCTCCTGGTGGAGCGTCGGGTCGGTCTTCACGATGACGGTCCGCCCGGTCAGCTCCTCCATCTCCTGCAGCCAGCGCGCGCCGCTGGCCTTCAGTTGCTTGCCGACCTCCGGGTTCACGCGCAGCATGATGTCACTCTTGTCGATGGTCTTCGCCATCTTGCGCATCTCGACGTAGATCTCGTTGCACACCGTCGTCACCGACTTGATGAGCCCGGTGCCGGTGCAATAGACGCACGGCTGCCCCAGGGTGCGCTCGAGCGACTGCTTCACCCGCTTGCGCGTGATGGCCACCAGGCCGAAGTCGTTGAACTGCAGCACCTTCGAGGGCGCGCGGTCGTTGCGCAGCGCCTCCTCCAGCGCCTGCATCACCTTCTGCCGGTTGCGCCGCTCGTCCATGTCGATGAAGTCGATGACGATGATGCCGCCCAGGTCGCGCAGCCGGATCTGCCGCACGATCTCCTTGATGGCGTCCACGTTCGTCTTCACGATTGTGTCTTCCAGCCGCCCCGTCTTGCCGACGTACTTGCCGGTGTTGACGTCGATCGCCACCAGCGCCTCGGTCTGGTTGATGACGATGTAGCCGCCCGACTTCAGCCACACCTTCGACTTCAGCGCCTTGTTGATCTCTTCCTGGATGTTGAACGCCTCGAACAGCGGCGTGTCCTTGGTGTAGAGCTTCACGCGCTTGACCAGCGCCGGCTGGAAGCGGCCGATGAAGCGCAGCACGCGCTCGTACTCCGCCTCGTTATCCACCCAGATGTGCGAGAAGTTCTGCGTCACCTGGTCGCGCAGGATGCGCTCCACCAGGTTCAAGTCGTGGTAGATGAGCGCCGGCGCCTTCGACTGCTCCGCGCGCTGCTTGATCTCGTTCCACAGGTTCACCAGGAACCGGATGTCGGCGCGCAGGTCGTCTTCGCTGGCGCCCGCCGCCGCCGTCCGCACGATGAACCCGCCGTGCGCCTTGGTCTCCTCCCGCTCGCTCAGCAGGATGCGCTTCAGCCGCTGGCGCTCCTCGTCGGACCCGATCTTGCGCGAGACTCCGATGTGCGCCACCGTCGGCATGTACACCAGGAAGCGCCCCGGCAGCGCGATGTGGCTGGTGATGCGCGCGCCTTTCTTGCCCATCGGCTCCTTGGCGATCTGCACCAGGATCTCCTGGCCTTCCTTCAGCAACTCGCCGATCTGCGGACGCCCGGCGCTTTGGATGTTGCGCCGCCCGCCGCCGCCGCCGCGCATCGGCCGGCGTCCGCGACGCCCGCGCCGCCCGCGCTGGAAGCGCTCGCGCCGCGATTCGCGCCCGCCTTCGCGCTCGCTGCGCTCGGTGCGTTGCTGGAAGCCCGCCGTGCCGCTCGGCCCGCGCAGCTCCGCGCGGTCCGGCGCCGCGTCTTCGCCCGGCTCGCCCAGTTCGGTCCCGTCCTCGCCTTCGGCGAGCGCTTCGGCCTCGTCCTGGACGCCGCCTTCCACTTCCTCGAACTCGGCGCCGTCGTCCTCTTCGTCGTCTTCTTCGTCGGCGATGCCGTTGGACTCGTGGTGCCCGGTGGCCCGCTCCTCGATGTGCGCGTCGCGCACCGCGTCGGTGATCTCCGGCGCCGCGATCAGCTCCTCGCCGCCGTGCTCGGCCTCGAGCGTCTCTTCTTCCAACTCTTCGAATTCGTCGCCCTCGAGCTCCTCGCCCAGCTCGAGGTCCATCTCCTCGTCCTCGATCTCCTCTTCCTCGACCACGCCGGAGCCGAAGGCGTGGCCGGCGGGCGCCGCCTGCGCGCGCCGCTCCGCCCGCTCCTCGCGCTCCTCCCGCTGCTCGCGCTCGCGCCGCGGTTCGCGGTAGTCGTCCCGGTCGGGGCGCTCGTAGGCGATCTCGTCCCGGCTGGTCGGCTCGGCCGCTTTCGTGGCTTCCTCGCCCGCGAACGTCGCCGCCACGTTCATCTCTTCCACGCGTTCGCGCTCGGTCGGCGCTTCCTCGCCGCCGAACATCGCCGCCTTCATCCGCCCGAAGAAGCCGCCGCTGCTCTTGGACTCCTCGCGGCGCGGCTCTTCCACCGGCGGGGTGAACACGGTCTGCACCTGCGTCGCTTCGCCGTCGGCCTCCACCGCCGCGCGCTGCTCGGCAAACCCCGAGTGCCCATGCGGCTCGCCGCGGTGTTTCGCCGGCGACTCGCCCGGCAACGCCTCCGGCGCGGCCGCGCGGCTCAGCGACTCGCCCGGCAGCGGCTGGATGTTGCGATACTTCGAGATCGACTCGCCCGGCAGCACGATGGGCTGGTATCCCGCCGGACGCCCGCCCCCCCGCTCCGCGCCACGGTCGCCGCCACGGTCGCCGCGGTCGAAACGGTCGCGCCCGCCGCGGTCACGCCCGCGCTCGTTGCGTCCACGGTCGCCCCGCGGTCCGCGCTCTTCGCGCGGCCGCTCTTCGCGCGCGCCGCGGTCTTCACGCGGCCCACGGTCTTCTCTCGGTCCACGGTCTTCTCTCGGCCCACGGTCTTCGCGCACGAAATCCGCGCGCTCCGCCGGACGCTCCGCTGTCTCCTCCGGCAAGCCGGCTTGCGGCTGGTCGGGCTGGCCGTCGGCAAACTTGTTCTGCGGCATCCCGCCGCGCCCGCGACGTCCCCGGCGACGCCGCCCTCGCCACCGCCCGCCGCGCCCTTCGCGGTTGCCGCGATCGTCGGCGCGGTTGCCGTCCACCTCCGGCCGCACCAGGTCGCCCCCGGCCTCACCGATGGTCGCCGCATTCGAGAGCGGCTGCCGCTCTTCGTAGTTCGCCGGGCCGCGGTCGGGACGCTCGAAGCGCTCCTGCCCGCCCGGGGCCTGCCGCTCGCGCTCCTCGCGCGGCTCCTGCGGCGGCCGCGGCTGCCCCTGCTGCGGCGCCGGCGCATCGCCCTTGGCGGCGCGCTCGTGCGCCTGCGTCACCACCTGGTCGAACTCTTCCACGTCCTCCTGCTCCTCCAGGAAGTCGGTGACGTAGAGGAACGCGTCGCGCTCCAGGCCCAGGTCGACGAACGCCGACTGCATGCCCGGCAGCACGCGTGTGACTTTGCCTTTGTAGATGGATCCCGCGAGCGTGTACTCGTTCTCGCGTTCGAAGTAGATCTCGGCTAGCTGGTCGTCCTCGACGATGGCCACCTTGGTCTCATGCGGCGTGGTCGAGACGAATAGTTCTTTCGACATTTCTGCTCCGTCTGTCCCGCGTTACGCGGGACTCAGGCGGCGCGAAACGGGCGGGACGCGATCGCAAGCAGAGCTCCGCCGCCCGTGGCGACACCACGGCCGGGGCGGTTGGAAGTGTTCAGGATTCGCTTTACGTCGTGCGGAATCTTGGCACCTGCGGCGCTGCACCGGACTTGTGACCACTCTGTCCCTTGTTCGAGACGGGGTCGTTACCTGTCCGCGCGCTTCTCTCTTTTTGATCGTTCGTCCGGCTCGTCCTTCGGCCGGCTGTTTGCCCCTGCGGGGCTGTGAATCTTCTTCCGCCCTGCGGCGGTCGTACGCGTTGGTAAACCTCTTTGCCTGCTGCTCAGTTCACGAATCGGCGCATCCGGATGTTGTTCACCAACCCCAGCGCCAGGAACATGAACAGGATCGACGAGCCGCCGTAACTCATCAGCGGCAGCGGGATCCCCGTGACCGGCATGTAGCCGACCACCATGCCGACGTTGACCATGAGGTGGAAGACCAAGATGGCCACCACTCCCATCACCACGAACGTCCCGGCGCGGTCAGGCGCCGTCTGGGCGTTCTGGATCAATCGCATCAGCAGCACAAAGTATAGCAGCAGGACGAACAGGCAGCCCACAAAACCGTGCTCCTCCGCCAGCGCCGCGAAGATGAAGTCCGTCTGCGGCACCGGCAGGAAGTCCCCCTGCGTCTGGGTTCCCTTGGCTGTTCCCTTGCCCCATAGCCCCCCGGAACCCACCGCGATCAGGGATTGATTGATCTGGTACCCCGACCCTTGCGCGTCCACTTCCGGGTTCAGGAAGGTCATCATGCGCTGCTTCTGGTAGGGCTTCAGGCCGTAGTGCCAGGCCAGCGGCGCCAGCATCGCGCCCACCAGCACGATGACCGCCGCGTGCCGGAACTTGATGCCGCCCAGGAACAACGCCATCATCGCCACCGGCACGTAGGTCAGCGCCGTCCCCAGGTCGGGCTGCCGCAGCACCATCA
This region includes:
- a CDS encoding PEP/pyruvate-binding domain-containing protein, giving the protein MNHQPQLDAMLRDLQERAKELKCLYRVDAVLKHDTQPLSGLLQQLVAILPEAWQFPEACAAQITLEDQVVSSTGFAPSEWMQSAKIVVQGQAVGTVEIAYSRALPPADEGPFLAEERKLVETVAERIAAHVAQRRLTDALHGMAAQRAGVPGESRLLLDLLRGTDPGLLQRISRKLVHHLSWNGVQAARDLLQRGLPHPAAEIDENQPLRQPPPAGAADVTVEAFRMAEEHMSEPELLALVTTWMKEEKAGFLVQALGSHDSTLAMILEAIERFRHSGMAEGELSPATLRGLRVALLRRIFSDQRDFVEVGREFIGVADTYELVRKIIAPPRSYGRLGGKSSGLFLAKKVLEKSPLAGPLLRQIRVPNAWYIASDAILHFVRHNELDGVLNWKYMDIAHIRQEYPHLVSLFKKSAFPPDLARGLALALDDLGERPLIVRSSSLLEDRSGSAFSGKYKSLFLGNQGSKEERLRALTDAVLEVFASIFGPDPTEYRAERGLLDENEEMGVLIQEVVGKQVGKYFLPAWSGVAFSNNEFRWSARIERSDGLARLVPGLGTRAVDRTADDYPVLIAPGRPSLRASVTLEETLRYSPKRLDAINLETNAFETLDAIELVRAHGDQYPQVRQLVSFLSADRIEQPIGPLSQYADAQPVFTFEGVIRKTPFVACLRELLAVLQKALRTPVDIEFAHDGTDFYLLQCRPQSYGGDAVPAAIPANIPVERLLFSARRFVSSGRVADLSHVVYVDLENYSLLPDRESMRAVGRAVSRLNKLLPRRRFLLIGPGRWGSRGDIKLGVPVTYSDINNAAMLIEVARQRGNYVPELSFGTHFFQDLVEASIRYLPLYPDEPQTVFREEFFRGAPNLLPELLPEYARLSETLRVIDVHAATGALLQVLMNADAEQAVGFLAAATGRAPEEKEA
- a CDS encoding PEP/pyruvate-binding domain-containing protein, whose translation is MTGTHTAPAALPAFDRKFWDGVFGFTQIGAGELGGKAAGLIAIKELLERPTVANGYPPFVVDVPVMAVVATDCYDEFLAQNGLALEGFAGRDDEHIARAFQQATLPAELLGDLWALMQQVRTPLAVRSSSRLEDAMDRPFAGVYATKMIPNNELDPEHRFHQLVGAIKLVYASAFFQEAQDYIRAAGREPRDEKMAVILQEVVGQRHGPRFYPVISGVARSYNFYPSAPAKAEDGFASLALGLGKQIVDGGVAWTFSPAYPLRPPPFHSVAEMARSTQKEFWAVNMGKPPAYDPVNEAECLSRCGLDAAAEDETLELVASSYDHESELLLPGVRPGCEPVLDFAAVLEAGRMPISPLLAELLRASEEATGEKVEIEFAVTVAEEHGRPRRARFGFLQVRPMAVPEQTIAVSEEEFGAARAVVASNAVIGNGVAHDIQDVVYVRRDRFRTDYTAVIAREIEYCNRALMEQRRPYALLGFGRWGSSQSSLGIPVAWSQIAGARVIVETTLPGFEVDLSQASHFFHNLASFRAMYFMVRHDERPGIAWEWLERQPVVDEGQFVRHVRPAEPLLVRVDGRSARGVMLAREAVR
- a CDS encoding Glu/Leu/Phe/Val dehydrogenase codes for the protein MRETVIQPVEEKKTPESGKSSKSYNSFEIAQAQFDKMADYLKLDAAMRELLRYPLREYHFAIPIRMDDGTTKVFRGFRVQHNDARGPGKGGIRFHPQETVDTVRALAMWMTWKCAVVDIPLGGAKGGVVCDPHNLSAREQEQICRGWVRQVARDVGPTMDVPAPDVMTNSQHMLWILDEFEHIHGGHYPGFITGKPVGMGGSLGRNEATGYGLVFTLREALKELKLKPEETTASVQGFGNVAHYAIELYHQLGGKVVAVSCWDQADQCSYTYRKAGGIRPGELLAVTDRFGGIDKAKAVALGYELLSGDAWLEQEVDILIPAAIENQLTGANVGNISRKVRIIAEGANGPTTPEADAEIQKRGILVIPDFLANAGGVTCSYFEQVQSNSNYFWERDEVLGKLDVKMTAAYYAVSELARKEKLYMRDAAYAIAVGRVARACHDRGWV
- a CDS encoding Rne/Rng family ribonuclease, which gives rise to MSKELFVSTTPHETKVAIVEDDQLAEIYFERENEYTLAGSIYKGKVTRVLPGMQSAFVDLGLERDAFLYVTDFLEEQEDVEEFDQVVTQAHERAAKGDAPAPQQGQPRPPQEPREERERQAPGGQERFERPDRGPANYEERQPLSNAATIGEAGGDLVRPEVDGNRADDRGNREGRGGRWRGRRRRGRRGRGGMPQNKFADGQPDQPQAGLPEETAERPAERADFVREDRGPREDRGPREDRGPREDRGAREERPREERGPRGDRGRNERGRDRGGRDRFDRGDRGGDRGAERGGGRPAGYQPIVLPGESISKYRNIQPLPGESLSRAAAPEALPGESPAKHRGEPHGHSGFAEQRAAVEADGEATQVQTVFTPPVEEPRREESKSSGGFFGRMKAAMFGGEEAPTERERVEEMNVAATFAGEEATKAAEPTSRDEIAYERPDRDDYREPRREREQREEREERAERRAQAAPAGHAFGSGVVEEEEIEDEEMDLELGEELEGDEFEELEEETLEAEHGGEELIAAPEITDAVRDAHIEERATGHHESNGIADEEDDEEDDGAEFEEVEGGVQDEAEALAEGEDGTELGEPGEDAAPDRAELRGPSGTAGFQQRTERSEREGGRESRRERFQRGRRGRRGRRPMRGGGGGRRNIQSAGRPQIGELLKEGQEILVQIAKEPMGKKGARITSHIALPGRFLVYMPTVAHIGVSRKIGSDEERQRLKRILLSEREETKAHGGFIVRTAAAGASEDDLRADIRFLVNLWNEIKQRAEQSKAPALIYHDLNLVERILRDQVTQNFSHIWVDNEAEYERVLRFIGRFQPALVKRVKLYTKDTPLFEAFNIQEEINKALKSKVWLKSGGYIVINQTEALVAIDVNTGKYVGKTGRLEDTIVKTNVDAIKEIVRQIRLRDLGGIIVIDFIDMDERRNRQKVMQALEEALRNDRAPSKVLQFNDFGLVAITRKRVKQSLERTLGQPCVYCTGTGLIKSVTTVCNEIYVEMRKMAKTIDKSDIMLRVNPEVGKQLKASGARWLQEMEELTGRTVIVKTDPTLHQEQFDIQ
- the rodA gene encoding rod shape-determining protein RodA codes for the protein MTKYLSFRDFDWGLLAVVLLICGIGITEIYTATLNTKFAASQLHIKQMYWVLGGVVLMFLVSMINYEMLLENVHWLYVASIVSLIAVFLFGRKYLGAKRWIMLPGGQHFQPSEWVKLVLILALAKYFADHVREEATVGDIVKAGLIAGIPFLMVLRQPDLGTALTYVPVAMMALFLGGIKFRHAAVIVLVGAMLAPLAWHYGLKPYQKQRMMTFLNPEVDAQGSGYQINQSLIAVGSGGLWGKGTAKGTQTQGDFLPVPQTDFIFAALAEEHGFVGCLFVLLLYFVLLMRLIQNAQTAPDRAGTFVVMGVVAILVFHLMVNVGMVVGYMPVTGIPLPLMSYGGSSILFMFLALGLVNNIRMRRFVN